From a single Botrytis cinerea B05.10 chromosome 4, complete sequence genomic region:
- the Bcotu2 gene encoding Bcotu2, protein MESFEDMQSRHRKEQKDLQGRITQKKKGASKKTRKGVNNECEELERQLKERQAQEIASLDGDNVPDIDDVPELDAEASGASANATDVNGVNNITDSLEKSSITETAQSESGQPKKRNRQKERLARRAAEQEAAVEEAKKEAANMPDEREVERKRMQEEFTSRSLQEKQIRPDGHCLFSAIADQLSQAGIPLGAEAEGLKDDQRYKVVRKAAATYIEGHPDDFVPFLDEPLEKYVYKIRDTAEWGGHLELLALAKTYNVEICVLQNGAAQKIEPGTDKPETIHLAYYRHGFGLGEHYNSLRRAP, encoded by the coding sequence ATGGAGAGCTTCGAAGATATGCAAAGTCGGCATCGGAAGGAGCAAAAAGATTTGCAAGGGCGTATAacacaaaagaagaaaggcgCATCAAAGAAGACTCGCAAAGGTGTAAACAATGAGTGCGAGGAACTAGAACGACAATTGAAGGAACGGCAAGCTCAAGAGATAGCATCTTTGGATGGAGACAATGTTCCAGATATCGATGATGTTCCAGAGCTTGACGCGGAAGCTTCAGGAGCTTCTGCGAATGCGACTGACGTAAATGGTGTCAACAATATTACGGACTCTTTAGAAAAATCCTCGATCACGGAAACAGCACAATCTGAGTCGGGACAGCCTAAAAAACGCAATAGGCAAAAGGAAAGGCTTGCACGAAGAGCGGCAGAACAAGAAGCTGCTGTAGAGGAAGCTAAGAAGGAAGCCGCGAATATGCCTGATGAAAGAGAAGTCGAAAGGAAACGAATGCAGGAGGAATTTACTTCAAGAAGTTTACAGGAGAAACAAATCAGACCAGACGGACATTGCCTTTTCTCTGCTATAGCCGATCAGTTATCACAAGCTGGGATACCTCTTGGAGCCGAAGCAGAAGGATTGAAGGACGATCAGCGTTACAAAGTGGTCCGCAAAGCAGCCGCAACATATATCGAAGGACACCCAGATGATTTTGTCCCATTCTTAGACGAACCCCTCGAGAAATACGTTTACAAAATTAGAGATACTGCGGAATGGGGTGGTCATTTGGAGCTTCTTGCGCTCGCAAAGACATATAACGTTGAGATTTGTGTGTTACAGAATGGAGCTGCCCAGAAGATTGAGCCTGGAACAGACAAGCCCGAGACGATTCATCTGGCATACTATCGACACGGATTTGGATTGGGCGAGCATTATAATTCTCTTCGGAGAGCACCATAA